A part of Osmerus mordax isolate fOsmMor3 chromosome 10, fOsmMor3.pri, whole genome shotgun sequence genomic DNA contains:
- the LOC136950924 gene encoding progestin and adipoQ receptor family member 4-like translates to MVFLKGPRLLDFAKTPPHLQFNKYVLTGYRPVATAQDCLCSLFYLHNEFGNIYTHGIPFLFLLMFLPLSLPWAEGQWWLCLVHYLACLSPTVGSVLYHIFMNHEGGAHVYDTLLSLDMFGVCLVNTLGALPIVHITLLCYPVSRLAAMLSYTLLSAYGIYSATTARSNTRRLRAFAWQALFRLGLFLLRWGGPGAGSPSSLRLFLTMDLLALLGGLVNISRVPERFHPGLFDYWCNSHQIMHVLVICSIVYLHWGMMEDLAWLRTFQCPGEG, encoded by the exons ATGGTGTTTTTGAAGGGACCGCGATTACTGGACTTTGCTAAAACGCCTCCACACCTTCAGTTCAACAAGTACGTGCTGACGGGGTATCGTCCGGTGGCCACCGCCCAGGACTGCCTCTGCAGCCTCTTCTACCTGCACAACGAGTTTGGGAACATCTACACCCACG GGATCccgttcctcttcctcctgatgTTCctgcccctcagcctcccaTGGGCGGAGGGGCAGTGGTGGCTCTGCCTGGTGCACTACCTGGCCTGCCTGTCGCCCACCGTGGGCTCCGTGCTCTACCACATCTTCATGAACCACGAGGGGGGCGCTCACGTCTACGACACCCTGCTCTCCCTCGACATGTTCGGGGTCTGCCTGGTCAACACCCTGG GAGCCCTGCCCATCGTCCACATCACCCTGCTCTGCTACCCCGTGTCCCGGCTGGCTGCCATGCTGTCCTACACCCTCTTGTCTGCCTACGGTATCTACAGCGCCACCACGGCCCGCAGCAACACGCGGCGCCTCCGCGCCTTCGCCTGGCAGGCGTTGTTCCGTCTGGGTCTGTTCCTGCTGCGCTGGGGGGGCCCGGGGGCTGGGAGCCCCTCCTCGCTGCGGCTCTTCCTCACCATGGACCTGCTGGCGCTGCTGGGGGGGCTGGTCAACATCAGCAGGGTGCCCGAGCGCTTCCACCCCGGCCTGTTCGACTACTGGTGCAACAGCCACCAGATCATGCATGTCCTGGTGATTTGCTCTATCGTGTACCTGCACTGGGGCATGATGGAGGACCTGGCCTGGCTACGCACATTCCAGTGCCCTGGGGAAGGGTAG